One Alkalispirochaeta americana DNA segment encodes these proteins:
- the mmsA gene encoding multiple monosaccharide ABC transporter ATP-binding protein: MTKPLLEMKKITKSFSGVHAVTDIDMTVHDREIRALVGENGAGKSTLMNVLSGVYPSGEYSGEIFFDGGKCGFRDIRDSEKLGIVIIHQELALVPELAIAENIFLGNERSVGGVIDWHATSTEARKLLKKVGLEENPATLVSDIGVGKQQLVEIAKALSKNVRLLILDEPTAALNDEESRKLLQLLKDLRAHGITCILISHKLNEVVEVADSITVIRDGCVIETMHKDQADFHEDRIIRSMVGREMTDRYPDREVSVGGEVLRVEKWNAYHPQHLNRRVVKDVSISVRRGEVVGLAGLMGAGRTELAMSLFGKSWGQKHSGQIYIDGKPVEFHNVSDAIKKGLAYVTEDRKTLGLILIDNIRRNTTLPNLSRVSDRGVINLSEEVVSAEYYRKKLRIKSGDLNQVVESLSGGNQQKVVLGKWLMSQPDVLILDEPTRGIDVGAKYEVYTVINQLASEGKGLLMISSELPELLGMCDRIYVVNNGEIAGEMPRDEASQENIMKCIMNHQKKARKE; the protein is encoded by the coding sequence ATGACAAAGCCTCTTCTGGAGATGAAAAAGATAACCAAATCCTTTTCAGGAGTTCATGCGGTTACAGATATCGATATGACCGTCCATGACCGGGAAATACGGGCCCTGGTTGGGGAAAATGGAGCGGGAAAATCCACCTTGATGAATGTTCTGAGTGGGGTTTATCCGAGCGGTGAGTATTCCGGCGAAATATTTTTTGACGGAGGGAAGTGCGGCTTTCGGGATATTAGGGATAGCGAAAAGCTGGGAATTGTTATTATCCATCAGGAGCTCGCCCTTGTTCCGGAGCTTGCTATTGCAGAGAATATCTTTCTCGGAAACGAGCGCTCCGTCGGAGGGGTGATTGACTGGCATGCAACCTCCACGGAGGCAAGGAAACTGCTGAAAAAAGTGGGGTTAGAAGAGAATCCGGCAACACTTGTTTCAGATATCGGTGTCGGGAAACAGCAGCTTGTGGAAATAGCAAAAGCCCTTTCAAAGAATGTGCGGCTTCTGATTCTTGACGAACCCACTGCGGCTTTGAACGATGAAGAAAGCAGGAAACTTCTACAACTTCTCAAGGATTTGAGAGCGCATGGAATAACCTGTATTCTTATATCTCACAAGCTCAATGAAGTTGTAGAGGTAGCTGACTCTATCACAGTGATTCGCGATGGATGTGTCATTGAGACAATGCACAAGGACCAGGCTGATTTTCACGAGGACCGGATTATCAGGAGCATGGTAGGGCGTGAGATGACAGATCGCTACCCTGACCGCGAGGTATCGGTGGGGGGAGAGGTTCTGAGGGTCGAAAAATGGAACGCCTATCATCCTCAGCATCTGAATCGTCGTGTCGTAAAAGATGTATCGATATCAGTTCGTCGTGGAGAAGTTGTGGGGCTTGCAGGACTTATGGGGGCAGGCCGCACTGAGCTTGCCATGAGTCTGTTCGGGAAGTCCTGGGGACAAAAACATTCCGGGCAAATTTATATCGACGGTAAACCCGTTGAGTTCCATAACGTGTCCGATGCTATCAAAAAGGGTCTGGCCTATGTTACGGAGGATCGCAAAACTCTGGGGCTTATTCTGATAGATAATATTCGACGCAATACAACACTTCCAAATTTGTCAAGAGTAAGTGATAGAGGTGTGATAAATCTTAGCGAGGAGGTTGTCTCTGCCGAGTATTATCGCAAGAAGCTTCGGATCAAAAGTGGGGATCTAAACCAGGTCGTGGAAAGTCTCTCTGGGGGAAATCAGCAGAAGGTTGTTCTCGGAAAATGGCTGATGTCTCAGCCCGATGTCCTTATTCTGGATGAACCCACCAGGGGGATTGATGTGGGAGCCAAGTATGAGGTCTATACAGTGATCAACCAGCTTGCCTCCGAGGGAAAGGGGCTTCTGATGATATCATCGGAGTTACCGGAGTTGCTTGGTATGTGTGATCGGATATACGTGGTCAATAATGGCGAAATTGCCGGGGAGATGCCCCGGGATGAGGCATCGCAGGAGAATATCATGAAATGTATTATGAATCACCAGAAGAAGGCCAGGAAGGAATAA
- the mmsB gene encoding multiple monosaccharide ABC transporter permease: MNSLMSYFKSNVRQNGMVIALVSIMLLFQVLTAGILFRPMNITNLVLQNSYVLILAIGMLLCILTGNIDLSVGSVVAFVGAVSAVMMVDMNLPVPVTIVLALLLGVLVGAFHGFFIAFLRIPAFIVTLGGMLIFRGLTMVILQGQTKAPFSRSFQILAAGYLPGRDLEIGGYNVVAMIAGTILAVLFSLYLVRSRKTKLRYGFDVLPLGIEAGRIILLVLAIGWFSLRLAAYNGIPVVLVLLAGLILIYSFITQRTVFGRHIYALGGNEKAARLSGVKTQRVMFLVYTNMGLLSALAGLVVAGRLNAATPKAGTMFELDAIGACFIGGASASGGIGTVVGAVVGGLVMGVLNNGMSIMGVSVDWQQAIKGLVLLAAVCFDVYTKNKSHPS, from the coding sequence ATGAACTCGTTGATGTCTTATTTCAAGAGTAATGTTCGACAGAATGGGATGGTAATAGCCCTTGTGTCTATTATGCTACTCTTTCAGGTGCTGACAGCGGGCATTCTTTTCCGGCCCATGAACATTACAAATCTGGTGTTGCAGAACAGTTACGTTCTGATCCTTGCCATTGGAATGCTACTCTGCATTCTGACAGGAAATATTGATCTGTCGGTAGGATCCGTCGTCGCCTTTGTTGGTGCCGTTTCCGCTGTGATGATGGTGGATATGAACCTCCCTGTCCCTGTAACGATCGTTCTTGCTCTCCTTCTTGGTGTCCTGGTTGGAGCCTTTCACGGTTTTTTCATCGCTTTTCTCCGAATACCTGCCTTCATTGTCACCTTGGGAGGGATGCTCATCTTCCGGGGGCTGACGATGGTTATACTGCAGGGGCAGACCAAGGCGCCGTTCAGCCGGTCTTTCCAGATTCTTGCGGCCGGATATCTGCCGGGGCGGGATTTGGAAATCGGTGGGTACAACGTCGTTGCGATGATAGCGGGGACGATCTTGGCGGTCCTCTTTTCGCTCTATCTTGTGCGGAGTCGAAAAACGAAGTTGCGTTACGGCTTTGATGTTCTCCCCTTGGGGATCGAGGCAGGACGGATTATCCTGCTGGTCCTGGCCATCGGGTGGTTTTCGCTTCGCCTGGCCGCGTATAATGGGATTCCCGTTGTTCTGGTTCTCCTCGCGGGCTTAATATTGATCTATTCTTTTATTACCCAACGGACTGTCTTTGGTCGTCATATCTACGCTCTTGGGGGTAATGAGAAAGCAGCGAGACTCTCGGGGGTCAAAACACAGCGAGTCATGTTTCTGGTCTACACGAATATGGGGCTTCTTTCGGCTTTGGCTGGCCTGGTTGTTGCCGGGCGACTCAATGCCGCTACGCCAAAGGCAGGCACCATGTTCGAGCTGGATGCCATCGGGGCGTGTTTCATCGGCGGTGCGTCGGCTTCTGGTGGTATTGGGACCGTCGTAGGGGCCGTTGTTGGGGGCCTTGTAATGGGTGTTCTAAACAACGGTATGTCCATCATGGGAGTAAGTGTAGATTGGCAACAGGCCATCAAGGGGTTGGTCCTGCTTGCAGCGGTGTGCTTTGATGTGTACACCAAGAACAAGTCTCATCCTTCCTGA
- a CDS encoding HD-GYP domain-containing protein, whose translation MHGTTLFRPTQTCTSVLIAEDSLLQRKVLYRHLSSLGYNVLVGENGASALELFVEQQPRIVITDLDMPVMDGYDLIREVRRQEIHYTHITVLTALTKKESTVRAISQGADDYLIKPFHPEEMKARLESAERLVQIQSQEKIILLMAKLTDYRNPETGYHIERVQHYSKLLARILCDQGHQELNQRMISTIFTVASLHDIGKVAIPDEILNKPGKLTKEEFQLMKTHAEIGGTILDEACQEIGSDFLRTARDIAMHHHERYDGSGYPLGLAGEDIPLSARIVALADVFDALSSDRVYKSAFSPQQCREIIASKKGTHLDPDVTEAFLTHEEQFWIIQAQYRDT comes from the coding sequence ATGCACGGCACAACTCTCTTCAGGCCCACACAAACCTGCACCAGCGTACTGATCGCTGAAGACTCGTTGCTGCAACGCAAAGTCCTCTATCGCCATCTTTCCTCTCTGGGATACAACGTTCTGGTAGGTGAAAACGGCGCCAGCGCCCTGGAACTCTTTGTTGAGCAGCAGCCGAGAATCGTCATTACCGACCTGGACATGCCCGTGATGGACGGCTATGACCTGATACGCGAGGTGCGGCGTCAGGAGATCCATTACACCCACATAACCGTTCTGACAGCCCTTACAAAAAAGGAAAGCACCGTACGGGCAATCTCCCAAGGTGCTGATGACTACCTGATAAAACCATTCCACCCCGAAGAGATGAAAGCCCGTCTGGAATCAGCCGAACGGCTGGTCCAGATCCAGAGTCAGGAGAAAATCATACTCCTCATGGCAAAACTCACGGACTACAGAAACCCCGAGACGGGATATCATATCGAGCGCGTTCAGCACTACTCAAAACTTCTGGCGCGTATCCTCTGCGACCAGGGGCACCAGGAACTGAATCAGCGGATGATCTCAACGATCTTTACTGTGGCAAGTCTCCACGACATCGGGAAAGTGGCAATTCCTGACGAGATTCTCAACAAGCCGGGAAAACTCACAAAGGAAGAGTTCCAACTCATGAAAACCCACGCCGAAATCGGAGGAACCATCCTCGATGAAGCCTGTCAGGAGATTGGGTCCGATTTCCTCCGCACAGCCCGTGATATCGCCATGCATCACCACGAACGCTACGATGGAAGTGGATATCCTCTGGGGCTTGCAGGAGAGGATATCCCTTTGAGCGCCCGAATTGTGGCTCTAGCCGACGTTTTCGACGCTCTGAGCAGCGACCGGGTGTACAAGTCTGCCTTTTCGCCGCAACAATGTCGGGAAATCATCGCCAGCAAGAAAGGGACTCACCTGGACCCGGACGTGACAGAGGCGTTCCTTACCCATGAGGAGCAATTCTGGATCATCCAGGCCCAGTACCGGGATACCTGA
- a CDS encoding DNA-3-methyladenine glycosylase family protein → MKDRYTPPYWDDACRDLARRDEVLAQLIEKHQGDQLRGSGDAFQTLLNAVVGQQISVAAAQSIWGRLKLAAPEISPSTVLELGPDELRAIGLSRQKVLYIQGIARAFSTGDVTPRLWQNMSDEEIHAQLCSLYGVGPWTADMTLIFFLHRPNILPLGDIGLIHGAARLYNWDSSLSRREETALLKDLGETWHPWRTVATWYIWRDIDAEPVIY, encoded by the coding sequence GTGAAAGACAGATACACCCCGCCCTACTGGGATGATGCATGCCGGGACCTTGCCCGGCGGGATGAGGTCCTGGCACAGCTCATAGAAAAGCACCAGGGAGATCAGCTTCGGGGAAGTGGCGATGCCTTTCAAACCCTCCTGAACGCCGTGGTGGGTCAACAGATCTCCGTGGCCGCTGCCCAAAGCATATGGGGACGCCTCAAATTGGCAGCTCCGGAGATCTCTCCCTCTACCGTGCTGGAACTCGGCCCCGACGAGTTGAGGGCAATCGGCCTCTCCCGACAAAAAGTTCTCTATATTCAGGGTATCGCCCGGGCCTTCTCCACAGGAGATGTGACACCGCGACTGTGGCAGAACATGTCCGACGAGGAAATCCACGCCCAACTCTGCTCCCTCTATGGGGTTGGCCCCTGGACCGCCGACATGACCCTGATTTTCTTCCTCCATCGCCCCAACATCCTTCCCCTGGGGGATATTGGCCTGATACATGGAGCGGCCCGTCTCTATAACTGGGATTCCTCCCTGAGCCGTCGCGAAGAAACAGCGCTCCTGAAAGATCTGGGCGAAACCTGGCATCCCTGGCGAACCGTGGCAACCTGGTATATATGGCGTGACATTGATGCAGAACCGGTAATCTACTAA